From Medicago truncatula cultivar Jemalong A17 chromosome 7, MtrunA17r5.0-ANR, whole genome shotgun sequence, a single genomic window includes:
- the LOC25497971 gene encoding uncharacterized protein: MSDQSASSSSDPPSISDTSSAAVSKESDSDAVPEEICHSSIYVDYNNTFKLYTCLVNPSRKDFFDIFPCENGEFVYHSPRNPKTEYYTYVYDCFFKKLGVRLPFTDFQCEILRILNVAPTQLHPGAWSFVRSFEVICRGIGFSPSAYAFFNFFLAKLSSNSWVYMSNFSGRPLVRPYHASWKGTHSFKEKFFRVRPGPNFSRLFHDESGDPLFPFYWTKNPRSKIRLRTLPKSDADDQLISLLRQATPVHASEVLGNERDCAKLASLLRSAGMAPLTKEERRAARAQQVVVQGIAHSSPRPDEHIGGSTAHPKDPPLRTNSKNSRPNFSMVVIPEVVEEHVELEASEPPPYVGSSGTRRSELATFKSGADDPSLWDVEFPFSHTLNEVSNQRDKAKMKKLGINESLKAMRAYSLWTSALANSTERLCLDQR; this comes from the exons ATGAGTGATCAATCCGCATCTAGCTCCTCTGACCCTCCCTCCATTTCTGACACATCCTCCGCAGCCGTATCGAAAGAAAGTGATTCTGATGCGGTGCCCGAGGAAATTTGTCACTCCTCCATTTATGTCGACTATAACAACACCTTTAAACTTTATACTTGTCTAGTGAATCCCTCACGAAAAGATTTCTTTGACATCTTCCCTTGCGAAAACGGAGAGTTTGTGTATCATTCTCCACGTAACCCAAAGACAGAATATTATACCTATGTATATGACtgcttctttaaaaaattgggTGTTCGGCTACCCTTCACTGATTTTCAATGTGAGATCCTCCGAATCCTTAATGTAGCTCCTACCCAACTTCATCCAGGGGCATGGTCTTTCGTGCGCTCTTTTGAAGTCATTTGCCGTGGAATCGGTTTTTCACCATCTGCCTATGCATTCTTTAACTTCTTCCTAGCTAAGCTAAGTAGCAACTCTTGGGTGTACATGAGTAACTTTTCTGGTCGCCCCCTTGTCCGACCCTATCATGCATCATGGAAAGGAACACATAGTTTTAAAGAGAAATTCTTCCGTGTCCGTCCCGGGCCCAACTTTTCTCGATTGTTTCACGACGAGTCTGGAGATCCTCTATTTCCTTTTTACTGGACGAAGAATCCTCGCTCTAAAATTAGACTTCGCACCCTACCAAAATCAGATGCCGACGACCAGTTGATCTCACTGTTACGTCAGGCTACACCTGTCCATGCCTCAGAAGTGCTTGGAAATGAGCGCGATTGCGCGAAACTAGCCTCTTTGTTGA GATCAGCCGGGATGGCACCACTCACTAAGGAAGAGCGTCGTGCTGCTCGGGCTCAACAAGTTGTGGTGCAGGGAATTGCTCACTCCAGCCCTAGACCAGACGAGCACATTGGAGGCTCTACTGCTCACCCAAAAGACCCACCTTTAAGGACAAACTCCAAAAATAGTCGCCCCAATTTTTCTATGGTGGTGATCCCTGAAGTCGTTGAGGAACATGTTGAGCTAGAGGCTTCGGAGCCTCCTCCTTACGTAGGTTCATCTGGAACTCGACGATCTGAGCTAGCGACTTTCAAGTCTGGAGCCGATGACCCCTCATTGTGGGATGTTGAATTTCCCTTTAGCCACACTTTGAACGAGGTATCCAACCAAAGAGACAAAGCAAAGATGAAGAAGCTTGGAATCAACGAGTCTCTGAAAGCCATGAGGGCATACTCTCTTTGGACGAGTGCATTGGCTAACTCCACCGAGAGACTTTGTCTAGACCAGCGCTAG
- the LOC112416580 gene encoding uncharacterized protein, with protein sequence MVAWSVELFEFDIDFEPRGAIKAQVLADFLVEMTAEKGNMEATKWVLSVDGSSNLKGSGAGVMLEGPDGVLIEQSLRFEFKASKNQAEYEALLAGMRLALEVGVKELEAKSDSQLVFGQVTGNFQTKDPQLLMYLERVMHLTQKFVSFKLSHVPREQNGRTDLLAKLASTKRPGNNRSVIQETLKQPSIEHGESLFLTEDFESWMGDIIRYLKDDMLPREVEQASKVKKRAVKFVVIADQLFKRGFSSPLLKCLAPQQPEYVIAEVHEGVCGTHIGGMALAAKVLRAGYYWPTMKEDCSNGLLHEVVEVEPVATIMADRIRKFYWKKIICRFGLPAVLVTDNGTQFASSSVANFCKEWGIQLNFTSVEHPQSNGQAESANKVILQGLKKRLEAAKGLWVEELPMVMWSYHTTPHSSTQETPFRMVYGSDAMIPIEVMEPSARVLFAQEEEEVRARAQVKEEACKRRAAQRYDTKVRRRSLKQGDLVLRKRPGVEQLGKLHARWEGPLRVKDEVGKGAYRLERLDGKKVPRTWNAANLRYYFS encoded by the exons ATGGTGGCATGGTCGGTAGAATTGTTCGAGTTTGACATTGATTTCGAACCTAGGGGAGCGATAAAAGCACAAGTTCTGGCAGATTTCCTCGTAGAAATGACTGCAGAAAAGGGAAACATGGAAGCGACTAAATGGGTATTGTCGGTTGATGGTTCATCCAACCTTAAAGGAAGCGGGGCGGGAGTGATGTTGGAAGGACCAGATGGAGTGTTAATAGAGCAGTCTTTGAGGTTTGAGTTCAAAGCAAGCAAGAACCAAGCTGAGTATGAAGCTTTGTTGGCCGGAATGCGTTTAGCTCTCGAAGTAGGAGTTAAGGAGCTGGAGGCAAAGAGTGACTCCCAGCTAGTCTTTGGGCAGGTCACAGGAAACTTCCAAACAAAAGACCCTCAACTGTTGATGTATCTCGAGAGAGTCATGCACTTAACTCAAAAGTTCGTAAGTTTCAAATTATCACATGTGCCTAGAGAGCAGAACGGTAGGACAGACTTGTTGGCTAAGTTGGCCAGCACTAAGCGACCAGGAAATAACAGATCAGTAATTCAGGAGACTTTGAAACAACCAAGTATTGAGCATGGGGAATCGCTTTTCCTTACAGAAGATTTCGAGTCATGGATGGGAGATATCATTCGTTATCTAAAGGATGATATGCTTCCAAGGGAGGTGGAACAGGCATCTAAAGTAAAGAAGAGGGCGGTTAAGTTTGTTGTTATTGCAGATCAACTCTTCAAAAGGGGTTTCTCTAGCCCACTCTTGAAGTGCTTAGCTCCCCAGCAGCCCGAGTATGTAATAGCTGAGGTCCATGAAGGAGTATGTGGAACTCACATTGGGGGAATGGCCTTAGCAGCAAAAGTACTTAGAGCAGGATATTACTGGCCGACCATGAAAGAAGATTGCTCCAA TGGACTACTTCACGAAGTGGTTGAGGTGGAGCCAGTGGCCACTATTATGGCAGATAGGATCAGGAAGTTTTATTGGAAGAAGATTATTTGCAGGTTTGGTCTCCCCGCAGTTTTGGTTACTGACAATGGAACTCAATTCGCTAGCTCGTCTGTGGCAAATTTTTGCAAGGAATGGGGGATACAACTTAATTTTACCTCGGTCGAGCACCCACAGTCGAATGGTCAAGCTGAGTCAGCAAACAAGGTAATTTTGCAAGGTTTAAAGAAGAGATTGGAGGCAGCTAAAGGACTATGGGTGGAGGAGTTACCAATGGTCATGTGGTCATATCACACCACCCCACACTCATCCACACAGGAAACTCCCTTTAGGATGGTGTATGGATCAGATGCTATGATTCCAATTGAAGTCATGGAGCCAAGCGCAAGAGTCCTTTTTGCGCAGGAAGAA GAAGAAGTTCGAGCACGAGCTCAGGTGAAGGAGGAAGCTTGTAAGAGAAGAGCAGCACAGAGGTATGACACAAAGGTAAGAAGGAGAAGTCTTAAGCAAGGGGACTTAGTGCTGAGGAAAAGGCCTGGAGTAGAGCAACTAGGGAAGTTGCACGCACGCTGGGAAGGACCTCTTAGAGTGAAAGACGAGGTGGGAAAAGGAGCTTACCGTTTGGAGCGTTTGGATGGCAAAAAGGTGCCTCGCACTTGGAATGCAGCGAACCTTCGTTATTACTTCAGCTAA